TAGCACACAGGAGGACAAATACCTAGTGGGTTTCTTCTGTAGTGAAATGAGCCTTCCCCAGAGTAAGTAGGCTGGAACACACTTCCCAGCTGATGTGCGAGGACTTGATTTATATCACGGAAGGAGATCTGCTTGATATTCATCAGTTTCGCACAGATCTTATGAACAGCATCATTCTCATGAACAAGGAGGGCATCTGAAGATCGGTACAAGTGAGAAAGTGTCAAAATGGAATTGTAGTTCTGAACAATAacctggaggaaagaaaaggtCAAAGATAAGAAAGGCAAGAGAGAACAGTGGTTAAGAGGGTAGACTCTAAGGGCATCCTGCCTAGGTTCAAAGCCTGGCTCTTTCACTTTCTAGCTATaagatcttggacaagttatttaatctctctatgcctcagtttcctcgtttgtaaaatggggataataattataCCAGCCTCCTAGAGTTGTAAGGATTAATGATAGAATGCAAGTAAAGCACTTAAGAACAGTGCCCTTACTgagtaagggctcaataaatgatGACTATTACTATCACACTTTCTTCCTACATCATTTCCTatactgacttatttcacctctGTTTAATTATTTCTCCTACTAGGGTGATCAATAGGAAATTGGCCTATACAGAAATTTCCTttcaatggaaagaaatgaaaattctttgaAGGTTGGCAATGGCACGATGAGGCCAAGGTCCCTGCTTTACATGCTGTAGCCAgagggactgaaccaggaatgGGTTCCTGAGAGAAGATGCACAATTGTCTTCTTCGGAATTTTTATGAATAAGGACACCTCATTTGTTTGGCAAAGTTAAATGAATTGTACATGAAAGTACCATATTGTATAATCATTCCTTACACAGTAACTTAACATTTCGAAAGAAAGGGTGAGATCAATCTTTTACCTACATTTAACTGcaaagaatacaaaatataaatttttcaaTTGACATGTTCATACCTCACCAGTTCCATAAGGCCATATAATCTGATTCATTTTCAAAGAGTTTGAGTACTGATCTTGTAAGTTCTGTGTAACGAAGGCTCCTAGCCCTGATCCTGTGCCTCCGGCCATACTCATTATGATGAAAAAACCATTCAAAGAATCGCATTTCTCCACTTCCTTCTGGATTAGGTTCATTATAGATTCTTCATGCCTAGGTCCATGAACAGAGTATCTATGCaatgcaaaagaaacaaacacctTTCAATTTAACCAGAGACGGAATGCAGAGAAAGATATAGGATAGCAAAGGCTTTTTAAACCTATGGAAGTGAACTAACTCTTAAGAAAGGTACAGGTACCTGATTGATGAAATTTAAGATAcacaagttaaatatttttaacaggtGAATAGGACTGCTAGGAGAGTAAATTTACTGAGAGTAGAAAATTCTCTTTTATAGTCCATTCCTTTAGGCTGGAGACTTCAATTACCAGGTAGTTCTGCAAGTTTACGGTACAACATAATTCATAACAATActcctaaagcagtggttctaactttgctgcacattagaatcacctagggaAGCTCTGAAAAATCCCAACATTCAGACTTCATCCCAAACCAATTAAACCAGAATTTCTGGAAGTGAGCCCTAGGCATTGGAATTTTCCAAAGAACACTAGGCAATACTACTGCCTTGGCATATTTCCTATTAACTGGAATACCTGCCAGACAAAGATATTGTATTGACAATAAGTTAGCTGGCAGAACAACAGTGAAGAAGTGGAAAACGTTGCTGCAAGAGATCCTTGGTTTCATCATTACCTGAACCTTAAGCATAGATGTACACGAGACAGAATGAGCGTCTTCTGGGTGAAGTCACactctacattttaaaacagcaatTTCAAAATTATGTGTTTGGTATATCAACTGTGCAGTTGTAACTATACTATTAATCAACTATGCAGCTGTATCTAAACTGAAAATCATGAGGAATTATTCTTACCCATATGCCCAGTTGTTTCCAGAACCTTGTTTTTGACAGAAGCATGAATGCTGGCCATATTTCCATCGGCCAGAATGGGCAGCCTTTGACAGTGTTTGATTGATAACTTTAGGTTCCATGTCAACAAGTACAGCACGAGCAATTGGAactagagagggaaaaaaaatcaaaagaaaaatattgcacGTGGCTTATTTGGGTTAACTCAGAGCATAAACTTCcaggtccaaaaaaaaaaaaaaatcaaagattgaGGATAGGAAGAACTTTCCTTCTGCTTAGAAATTCAGGTGGGCAGCAGCAGGTATATGCAGATGTGTCATAATGCCTAGCATTGTGCTAGGCAGGTTGAATAAACGTGGGCTAAAATGATGACTGGGTCAAGTCTACAAACATctgttgagtgcttactatgtgctatgTACTGTGCTGGGAACACAGAGACAAAGACAACATCAATCCAGCCCTAGGAGGACCAGTGGGAGAGATAGAATACATCAACACTTAATCACAGTATGATGTGATATGACCCACAGCAAATCCACACTAACAGAGTAGTATTTTTATTCAGAGGTATAAAAATACCAAGGGCAAAAAAAGCATCTCAGGATTACTGAAgcagaagatggagaaagaggggGTATAAGAAGTGATGGATGGGGAGAGAAAGCAGGCAGGGCTCAGATCTTGGAAGTCCTTGTATGCAATGCTAAAAACCTTGAAATTTACTTTATAGGCAATGAGAAACCACTGAAAATGCTCAAGCAGGGGAGGAAAGATGTCTTTTTTAATACGGTAGTGTGGACGATAGATGTGATAAACACAAGAGACCAGGCAGGGAAACTCAGGAGGATTGTCTTGAAACAGTCCAGGTGAGAAAGGACAAGAGCCAGAACTAAGGCAATGAAAGTGAAGatggaaaagggagaagagtTTCAAGAGATGAGTAGGAGGTAAACTACGCAGATCTTGATGTCTGATGGTATGTGGGCAGTCAGAGCtaagttttaaaggaaaaataatgaatgcCCTTGGGTATGGAGATGTTGAGTCTGAGGGACACATGAGAGACGCAGGTGATGTTCACTAATCAGTCTGCAGCTTGGAAGAGATGCTAGGCTAGAGGTTTTGAGAGTCACTAGTATAAAAGATGTAGCAAAATTTGAGAGTCACTGAAATTGCCCAGAGAGAACTATACAAGTGAGGACAGAAGAGAGGCTGAGATGCAACCACTGGAGAAGAAAAGTTCAGAGCCTAAGCAGAAGGAATTTCAAGGAGGGAGTTTTATAGTTAATGTTATCAAATATGGTAGAGAAGTTAAGtgaattaagaaaagaaacacagttaCTGGCTCTAGGAATTAAGAGATCATTGGGAATTTTTCATAGAACAGCTTCAGTGGTATTGTAGAGCAGAAGTAGGATTACAGTTGGTTAAAGAGGGTTCTCCTTTGAGAATCTTAGATGAGAAGGCAAAgagatgaggaaggaaaaaagctatAGTCAAGAgctaagttttgtttgtttggttggttttagaTTGGCATGATCTGAGCATGCTCACGTGCTGAGGAGAAGATGTCACTGGAGAGGCAAACGTTAAGATAGAAACAAAGGGCTGAGAGCAAAATCATTCCGTAGTAAGATGGAAGGGGACGGGGTTCAGACACCACGTGGAGGGCCTGGCCTTGAAGAGGCTGGTTATGTCAGAGTAAAGGAGAGGTCTGTGAACCACACATACCTCCATTTTCCTCCTCACTGAAGAATCTTTCTTTGCAAGATGCTTGATATGCCTCATTCTCCCTTTTAGAGCAGAGTCCCTGGGGACAGTGTGAGTCACTAAATAAAGCATCAAACACTTCAAAACCAATCTGATTGCCACATTGACCAAGCTGCACTGTTACTATTGACATGCTGAGACACAAACCAGGCTTACTCCCCCAAAACAGTGAGCAACCTGTAATAGAAAAAATAGAGTCTTTGAGAGCCACTACATTACcaataaagaacaaataaaatgccatatatgtgaatatacatcactaaaaatataatttgtaagtACTATATATGTCTATGGTGTTATAGACACAATAGCTATGTTGTCTAAGGAGCCAATCATTCAAGGAAGTTGGTTTCGGGATTCAGGGTTACTCTACGCAAAACCATTCATACACAGCTCAATAGTTTCCAAAATCTCATTTGTAATCGCTATTTTCCTAAGCatgcatttaaaacaaacaaaacaaattctgGTTAAAGGAATTCGTAGTGTACAGTTCACACCACAGGGACAGAGCGAATGCAGAAGTGAGCTCAACAGTAGCACAtttaattaacattaattttctctcttcaaAATAATGACTTTCTCCACCAATCGCCTTTCTGTTCTGGTAACTACAGTAACACAAGAAAGTCTTTGTATTTAGCTCAGATAGGACAGCAAGGAAGACGaagcttggggaaaaaaagaccagATGAAATATTAGAGGAAGTATCCACTACTTTTAACACTGAAAAGAGACAATTTTTGGTAACGACCTCACACCGGGTCTATGCAGCACTGGAAAGAGCTGTGGCTTGTAAGCCAGACTCTGTACTTAACAATTATCAAACAACCTTGCAAAAACAGGTAtcgttattttcattttacagagaaggaaacaggctCTGAAAGGTTATGCGACTTTCGCATACTTACTGCACTAGTAAATAGCAAAGCCAAGTTCTCCCTTTCTACGCCGCCCCAGGAGTTCCCCATTAACCCCACTCACTGACAGCCTCAGGATCAGCCGTTTCTGTCCGGTTCAAACTTCAGAGTGGCAACCTTCTCATTATGCGCATGCTCACTTTCAATACCAAAAACATTACAGAGAACGAATGCGCATGTTCCACAGACGACGAgatttgttgtgggtttttttcctattCCGAAAGGTTAATTACGCATGTTCAATTTCAATTTATCAACTTCAGATATGGTACGCATGCTCACTGTCCATCAGACGCTTTAGCTGAGAATGCGCATGATCTGGCTTCCGAGCGAGACTTCGGCTGGGCTTCTGCGCATGTTTCTGCCAGTACCTGGCTCCCAGCGATAGTTCTACGCATGTTCATTGCCCACGGTTCGGCTTCACAGAGTCCTGTACGCATGCTCCAGCGCTGAACTTGAGGAGCCAGTCTAGGGCCTAGGCGCAGACGCACTGAGCCCAAGCAGCCGGTGATGGCGGCAGCTGCGGTGGTGGCTGCGGCGGGTCCGGGCCCATGAGGCGACGACGGAGGCGGGACGGCTTTTACCCAGCGCCGGACTTCCGAGACAGGGAAGCTGAGGACATGGCAGGAGTGTTTGACATAGACCTGGACCAGCCAGAGGACGCGGGCTCTGAGGATGAGCTGGAGGAGGGGGTGAGGCCCGGGGTCCCGGGGGGCCCGAGGTGACAGGGCCGGGGCGGCGGCCCGCGCCCTGGAAGCGCGGCGCGTCCGAGAGCGCGGAGACCCAGCGGGGCGCGAGCAGTCTGCAGGAGGAGCCGAGGCGCTGCACGGCCAGaagcgggggggcggggggggggcaggcGGTGCGGACCTGGCCGTAGGTGCGAGGCTGCTGCGGCGCTTGCAGGTGCGGCTTGTGCCCTTATAGCCCCAGACCGGTGCAGCCGGGAGCAGTCTGTTTGTGGAGGGAACGAGGAAGGGCTCGTGGTCGATTCCTGGAGCTACTGGACTTGAGTGTGCGGGGCGcgagtgttggggggaggggactgCGCTTGCTGGGTGGCCCGTAAGTGCAGGTGAAGTGTGGAAGGGTTCCCCTAAGTGTTCCATCTTCAGACCTCCCACAACCACTTCTCTCGGCCTGTCGCTTCTCTCCTAGGAAGCGCTCAGCTGTTAGAAGTGACAGCTGAAAACTTCTGTCGGGAGTAGCGCTGCCGCTGCTGTTACAGCCACCAGGAGTTTTATTTCGGGAGCAAGGGGGCTCTGCCGCATCTTCCAGGGTTTgtttgattgcttttttttttaaacccccttccttgtgactttttttttttaaagcatttataacGACACACGGCATTTGTAACTTACTTTTACCCCAGTTGACGATGTCtacattttttcaaaatacttGATGTAATTTAGGGGTGGAAAAAAACCAGCGTTGACAGCTGTGATTTGGCTTGCCAAAAATAAATTGGTTGCACTGAGACTTGTGAATGGTGGTGTGAGagcttttctttctgtaatttagGGTGTtaaatttagaattgtttttcCTAATGCATAGCTTGGTTTTACCTTTGCTGCCTTAGTAGTTTGTTATTCTTTATTCAAGATTCTTTTCTCAagataaatttattgaaaaatcacAGATTGTACCTGACGTTCAGAAATGGTGTTGTCATGCTAAATCCCTGATTCTGGGTAA
This sequence is a window from Pseudorca crassidens isolate mPseCra1 chromosome 19, mPseCra1.hap1, whole genome shotgun sequence. Protein-coding genes within it:
- the TUBD1 gene encoding tubulin delta chain isoform X1, producing MSIVTVQLGQCGNQIGFEVFDALFSDSHCPQGLCSKRENEAYQASCKERFFSEEENGVPIARAVLVDMEPKVINQTLSKAAHSGRWKYGQHSCFCQKQGSGNNWAYGYSVHGPRHEESIMNLIQKEVEKCDSLNGFFIIMSMAGGTGSGLGAFVTQNLQDQYSNSLKMNQIIWPYGTGEVIVQNYNSILTLSHLYRSSDALLVHENDAVHKICAKLMNIKQISFRDINQVLAHQLGSVFQPTYSGEGSFHYRRNPLGDLMENLVPHPEFKMLGVRNIPQMSENSLAYSTFTWAGLLKHLRQMLISNAKMEEGIDWQVRPPLSGLPTRGKMSLNKESHFNTSIANLVILRGKDVHSAELGAFKDPALYTSWLEPVHAFSVWKTQRAFSKYEKSAALVSNSQFLVKPLDTIVGKAWNMFASKAYIHQYTKFGIEEEDFLDSFTLLEQVIASYCNLGF
- the TUBD1 gene encoding tubulin delta chain isoform X2, which produces MSIVTVQLGQCGNQIGFEVFDALFSDSHCPQGLCSKRENEAYQASCKERFFSEEENGVPIARAVLVDMEPKVINQTLSKAAHSGRWKYGQHSCFCQKQGSGNNWAYGYSVHGPRHEESIMNLIQKEVEKCDSLNGFFIIMSMAGGTGSGLGAFVTQNLQDQYSNSLKMNQIIWPYGTGEVIVQNYNSILTLSHLYRSSDALLVHENDAVHKICAKLMNIKQISFRDINQVLAHQLGSVFQPTYSGEGSFHYRRNPLGIDWQVRPPLSGLPTRGKMSLNKESHFNTSIANLVILRGKDVHSAELGAFKDPALYTSWLEPVHAFSVWKTQRAFSKYEKSAALVSNSQFLVKPLDTIVGKAWNMFASKAYIHQYTKFGIEEEDFLDSFTLLEQVIASYCNLGF